TTAAAGCACTTGCAAGTATTAAAAATTCTCTGGAGGCAGAGGAACTAAAAACATCGGCACTGTAAAGGCACGTACCCTTTTCAAGCTGTAGCCTGCATAAAATATAATCGGAGGAagcaaaatgttgaaaaatactTCAGGATCAAAAGTCACCTGttaagaaagattaaaaaaaaaaaacaaaacagtacaatgatttgttaaaattttgcaagacaaaacacaaataagaaAGTAATAAATGGAGGAAACCCTGAACCCCCCTCAGGTGAAATGCTGTTGGGTCAACGCCAAGGATGTGTCTTCTGGGATCTTCTGGAGACACATCCCAGAGTCTGTACAGCTTAAATTAAGATCAGCTGAAACTAGAGTTTCATTAGATTGTGTTCAACTTATAATTTATAGCTGATCACAAtcacaagtttaaaaaaaacaaaaataaaatcacttaaATCCAGCAGAACCAGGACCGACCCCATGGAGCGAGTGGGAAGCACCGCTCACCCCTCCAGTTGCCAACTCCCTTACCTTTCTCAGCATCTCATTATCCTGGACGTTGTTGAGCTCCTGGGCACTGATTTCCCCTTTCAGGGTGTACTCGTAGTACTTCCCACTGACATTGACCAGCAGGGTGGCAGGGCTGGTCTGCACTTGGCAGCTCAGTGTCACGTTGTTGACGTCGCTGGGGACGTGGATGCCATAGCGCAGGACCACGCCGACCAGGAcacctgggcagggacacaggtTGGTGAGACAAGCCACAGCAAACTCCTGGGATGATCTCTTTGGGCGTGGATGCAGCATCAGTTATGCTGGGATCCTGacgctctgctctgctcctgagCACAACCACCAGCCAAATAATTGCCCATGTGAAATCAAACCATCTTCATCCCCCGTCAGCCATGCAAACATTCCGTGCTCATGTGGACTTCCTAACACAGCCACGGATGGGTCCTGGAGGCTTTTAATTACCCAGCAATCAGTCAGACTATTGCTCCAGTGCAGCAAACAGCTGACACCGAGGGCACACTGGGTCTCTTGGGGTGAGCACACGGCTGGGCACCTGGGCCAGGTGCTGCTCACGTGTGGCCCAAACTATGCACAttgcaccccaaaacctgacACTAATACATTAAACTCTTCATTTTGGTAGGGGATTAAAAATGATACCCAGCAACCACCAACAACACTTTGAGGGTGGCAAGAATCCTTCCTAAGGCGCTGCAGCACCATACAGCCTCCTCCCACACCAGCTCTCCCCTTTTTTATAAAACCATGAGAGTTTTCCAATCCAGGCTGACCACCCAAACCTACTCCTCATCCCTGCAACCTTCAGTTCTGCACCatgagcagcagccccagggcagccccaagAGCCAACTCTgcctccagctcagctgctACAAAGGAGCATCATGGGGTTAATCTGCAAGTCAGCAATTTatacagcatttttcttttgtgctctGAGGTCTCACATCCAGATTCTCACCCACAGTGTGTTGAGTGCTCTTCTGGCAGAGATTTTTGACATCTGCAGGCTGAGAAGTGTCCCACAAGACATCTTTCTGTATAACCTTCAGCACAAAGGGGTTTGGAAACTCCTTGATTAAGGCAGCCCCAAGCCGCCACAGAAATCCTGGATCTTAACCCCATTTCTGAACCACACATTTATGAAAAGCTTTCAGACACGTGAGAAGTAAACAGAGACCGCAACACTCTGAAGGCTTCTCCATTTGCCTCCAAGGACATTCTCGCTTCCTTGCTGTTGCCTTAATTAAGACCTTGCTCTGTGCTTTCCTACAGGCAGGGCACAACCTCGACTGAAAGGAACACCCAACTCTTTCTGTGCCACCATCTCACGGGAGCAGAGCCCGGGAAGGAGTTGTGGCCGGGCAGGACACCACGGAGTCCCAGGGCattcagcatctcctgcagccaGTTCCTGATCTAACACCcactttttgctttctcttcccttgaTAGAAGTTTTCCAAGACAAGAtttgctccttttcctttgtcagAAGAAAAGCCCCCGCCTCCCATCCCAAGGGATGCCACACACTGCAGGGCCACCTGAGCACGTATCCAGGCCatgagcaggggcagaggaCCTGTCTGCAGACAGACTCACCACTGCTGACCTACCACCCCAGTGACACAGtcagctctgcccagggacTGCACTGAAACTGGGGAGCTTCGCCCAAAACCCTGCTCTAACACAGCACTTCTGCAGCACAGGTGAGCTAAAAGGCTACCGATGCTTTTAAGCCATGCACCATGAACCAGGTGCTCAACACATGCTTTATCCTGCACTGAATCaccccaacagcagcagaacaggtcCCTCTCAGCACACCAGGCATAGTCAGCTCCAGCAAGGAGAGCTGCTTCAGGGCACATCACACTGTGAGAACTGCTTTTGAATCAGCATCACTTACAGGGACACCAAAGAGGAATTCTATTGCTTACTTTTCTGCTATCCTCTTTGTTCCTGTGATCTTCCTGTGATCCAGAAATAAAAGTATAGAATGCAGGCAAGGATGTCAAGCACATCACGACACCACAGTATTTACACGAGCATGTGGCAGGGGGGtgcacagcaccacagcagcaACACAAAACACCCTGTCTTCCTTTCACCCAGATGATGACCCCTGAGGTACCATGGGAAACAACCAAAACTCTTCAACGGGATAAAGAGAGCTTCAAAGGGTTAGTCACATCTGCTTATGGCTGTTAGAGTACACCATGTTTTGTAGTCCTCCTGAAATGGCCTTTAAAAAGtctttccttgaaaaaataGTTGATTTTAGAGCTTCATGCAGGAGTCAGaaccctgcagcagcagcagcagttgccTGCACTTGCTGAGACAGAAACCCATCTAGCAACCTCTTTAATGCCTGGGCTCAGCACTGTGACAGAAGAGGCCATATaggaggaaggagggacagACAGAAGGACATTGCTGCTGGAAATTCAGAAGGGATCCTGACTCACCCACCTCTCCACTCTTAATCCCTGTCCCAAAGCAGCCCTACATCTGAtagcatccctgctcctcctcactGTCTCACTTATCCAGGCACCTGTTCTGGCCCTGCATGCCAGCCATGCTCCAGACACAGCCAAATTCCCACTCTGGCCAGGAATGGGGcaagggaaaagggacagaTAAACCTACAATACCTGCCAAGACCACTGTGCTTGAGGCTCCCAAAATCAGGATTTTATCTTGCCCAGTAACGGGCTGCCTGGGAGGCTCCCAGGGCTCTCCAGACCGGGCTGGAAAGGACAGCATGTGCAAACACACACGTGCACAAATATCTCCCAGGCACCGAGtgtgacccagcactgcccagcagctcccGGTTCAGAGACACCACGGGAGTTCCCTGCAGGGAAAGTATCCTGCTGCTCCACTGAAAACCAAGCATTCTACCAACATTAAATGAcccaccagcagcccctcccGCCCAATAGTGGATCTCAAAACAACCCTCCCCAACTAACGATGCTCACTGGTGGCACTTGGGACAAACCTGCCAAGGTTTTTCTGACACTGAACCCAGCCCTAAGCTCAGGGTACATGGACCAAGCCCAGGGGCCTGTGTAGGTGCTCCTGGCTCTGACAGCCTCTTAGGAAAAGGATCAGACTCTCCTGGCACTCACAGGGCTGCCCAAGCAGCAGCCCGTAAGCCAGTCCACCAGTATCAACATGCTTTTGCAGCCAAAAGCTTTACAAAACTGAGCCCTGggagggagctgagcagagggaacTTGACACCAAGGAAGCTGCCAGCCAAAACCTGCAAGGAGTAGAGAAGCTGAAGGCAAAACCAGTAAATTAATTGAGTTCTTTTATGCGAAGTGCAAGAGattattttcattgcatttctcccaacttcattaaaaagaacaaaagcccatgggctttttttttaaggtgctGTTGAACATTTCCGAAGTAAGGTTTTAAATGAAGACTAATATATTACCAACCCAGCACTTAACAACAGTGGAAGCAGACAGGATCCCCAGGCAAGCATTAGTCTGGACACcgaaaggaaagaaaaatgcagagagcAACTGAAGGCATCCTGACAACAAGCAGTTTAGACACACACAGTCCAGGGACCAAGTGGAAACAAGTACAACGAAACTAAACTTCTAGAGAAGATCCTGCCACGTCCACCATCAGACCCTgagaagaactgaaacaaaattattcaatTAATCATCCTAAACGCTGAGCACCTCAGATGTAGGAACCTCATTTTAAACACTGGAATGAAGCTGAAGGGTACTAAACACCTGTTTTCTATCACTGTGAAATGACTCCAGCCTGTGTCCAGCTCTTGAACATCAACTTTGAACTGACAGTGTGATTTGTGAAACAGAAGTCCACCCAGAGCAAGAGATTATAACTTTGAGTAAAAACACAGACACCAAGGAAACTGATGTGTTTCACCAGAAGACTTGTATGCAAGAGTTTAATTTGACTTAGTTGTTGTCAGttttcttaaacagaaaaagacagcTTTTGCAAATTGCTTCTCTTGCCCAGATTTCAGAGTCTGTTTTGCAGCCCTTCCACGTTTTCAGAGAACTTCCCTGGGGCTGAAAGCAACACAGGGAGCCAGGACAGCAATACCTGCCTTCTTCCCTGCAGATTTTAAGCTGTCATTGTAAAACAACAGCATCTCACCACTCCTTGGGAAATTACACATCCctttttccacagcagctgccaCTACTTGAGAAGCCAAAAGCCTTGATACCAGGGAAAAACTTGGGATTTTCTGCATGATCAGACAGGTGACATTACTGATTTTGCCAGCAATTCTCTGAGCACAGTCTGCAGAACAGCAGACAGAAAAGATGCATTTCATGGATCAGCAGGAGACTGAAACAACCCGGATTGTGCTCTGAGAACACGGAGAGCACTCAGGTAGGTCAGAGAGAATGGAGGatcaagaggaagaaaactccAGGAGAAGAAGAACAAGGTTAAGGGCAAGTTTGAAAGCTTGAAAGGAATAGAAAGTTGCGTGTCAGGAGCTCTggggcagcagaaggaagaccttccccacagcacagctcctgtccTGGGAGGTGaccacccctgccctgggcaggaggcCATCAACACCTGCGCCCACCTCAGCCATGGCTCGCAGGAATCTGAAAAGGCTGAGCAGGATTTTGTGCCTCTGGGCTGACACAAATGTCTCCACCCCTTCATCCGGAAGGACACTTCAAATTAACTGAAATTCAGGATCACAAAAGCCAAAAGCCAACAGCCAGAATAGGTCAAGTTACAGCCTTCAGAACAAAGCTTTCTGCTGGGCGGGGGATTCTGCTCTGACCAAGTGTGGTCACACATCACCCACAACCAGCCAGGGCaagggcagcacagagcagagacacTAAGCACAGCATGCAGTAGAACACGCCTTCTCAATCCTGGACTCAACAAATCTTGTCCAGATAAGGATCCCTGACCATGTTAATCACTTCCCCACAACTCCCAGTCCTACTTTGGTTGAACTCCAGATAACCCAGGCAGAGCCACATATGGCACCTCCATGCAGTGATTCAGGCCACTTCACGAGGCCATGTCACCTCATTAAATCACAGGCCACTGTTAAAACCCAAATGGCTACAGACCCACTCCCCTGACCCACAGCCTTGCTCCACTTCTTGTGAGAACACACATAGGCTTCCTCACCAAGAGGTCCTGtcacagcaggaggaggaaaccCAAAAGTAAAAGCTGGTGTACACAGGTCCCCGAGAGGTAGAATGCAAGGCTGCTGGCTCTGCGTGACAAAGGGTAGAAGCATCCCTCAAATGGCCTCTCCACTCTTCTTGGACAGCTTCTGGAAATTTGGATGCTCTAAACACAGGGTGGAAACAAAGCCTCTGGCCCCAGCAAGCAGGATCACAGAGTGGTTTTCAGTAGGaaggggaccttgaagatcatctacttccaagccccctgctacaggcagggacaccttcaactagaccatgttgctcagagccccatccaacctgggaTGGAAGACCCTCGACCAGTGCAAAGCCTCTGACCAGTGCAAGAATTGGTCTGTGCTGCCCCAAGTCCTGGAGTAGGGAAGTGGGACTTGCCAGCGCTCAGTGATGAGGTTTTGAGGCCACCTGTGGAAACCCAACCAGCTCCTCACCGTCTTGGAGACTTGGGAGTAACTCTGCCCTCGAGAGCCCTCTGGTATCTCGGGTTTGGAAAACAACCAACCCTCCCCTCCAGCAACACCCAGATAAGGCTGAGCACGGGGCACGCCAGGACAGGGCGACAGCCCGGCTGGTCCCGGCGACACGGCAGCACCCAGCTGCACCCGGGATGTGTCCCCCGGGACCCCCCTGGACCCCCGCACCCCTTCGCCCACCAAACCCGCCGTGTCGCAGCCCCTCGGCTGAAGGGAACTGAAGGGAACTGAAGGGAACTGAAGGGAAGGGCGAGCTGCCGGTCCGCACGGGCGGTGCCATGGGAGGGGGTGGCCGGGCGCCCACCCAGCCCGTCCAGCTGGCCCAGCGCGGAGCCGGGACTGGTCCGGACGGGGCTCCCAGTGCTCGGGCAGCTGCCGGGGTTTCCCAGGGACGGGGGTCGGCGGGGTGCCGCTCACCGTAGATCATGGCCAGCCCGGTCTCGTGCAGGAAGCGGGCGCGGCGGTGCTTGAAGAGCCATATGGTGAGGATGGTGAGGGTGAGCAGCAGGATGAAGACGAGCAGGTTGGCGCTGTCCTGCCGGTGGCTCTCCTCCGCCGCCTTCTCCGACACGATCTCCTCTTCCAGCGCCCCGGGGCGCGCCGGCACCTCGGCGGCCGCCGCTCCCAGCGCCCAcagccccgcggccgccgccagccccggccccggccccgccatCGCCCCGGcaccggcccggccccgccgacACCAGGAAGCGGCGCTGGGCGCAGGCGCCGGGGGCGGGAACAGCGCGGGGAGCCCGGATAGGGACGGGCCGGGagcgagcggggccggggggagagagggagcgGGGAAAGCGGGGACCGGGGGCGAAGACAGGGAGAGGTTCGGGAAGGGGCGCCTGGGTGTGACTGGGGCTGCGAGGGGAGGCTGGGACGAGGGtgcaggaagaggagaggtGCTGGGGGCTCAAGGAGATttccaagagggaaaaaaaaaaaatccccgaGACCTGGTGCAAGGAAGAAGTTTTGCGCAGCCAAACTGTTGTGTGGCTGCTCGAGGGTGTTGTGTGGGATGCTCGAGGGGTGTCCTACGGGATACCCCCGGCCCGGGCTGACGGGACCCGGGGGGACGCTGGAGGGTGATGGTGCATTCACGCAGTGCCAAGGCATATGGATGGTGCCAGGAACCGCCATCAGCCTCGAGGTGGGATCAGGGTAAACTTCCCACTTTGTTTACCAAGAAATAGAGGAGATTCGTGCAGCCGGTGGGGCAAAGGCTGCAATAAATGCCACAGTGGTCAGCTTAAAGGTGATTTCTAGGAATCGCCCTCAAAGAATTGCTTCTGTGTCTCTTATCTTTGTGCCTTGGGGGCATGGAGGAACCACGATGCTTGGCTGCGTGGGACCCTCGGGCTTCCTTGCTTTGCCCCAagcctggctctgccaggaGCGTCTCCCTGCTCGTGCTGTGCATCCCTTGACACCGTTTTCTTCTTGCACCGGTTCCTCAAGCTTTGAGGTCAAGCCTCAAGCTTTGAGGTCAAACACGCGGAAAACGGGAATTACCCCAGACCCCCATGGCCCCGGAAGGGATCCGGTGGAGGGAGCGGGCCTGGTCCCGGGCCCTACagttcccttctccctccaccGCCCCCTGGGACCGTCCCGGGGTCCATCGCGCCCCCTCGGATTTTCGCAATGGACACGCGTGGGAAAGCAGCGGGGTGGCCACGCCCTTTCCTGGAGGAAACCACGCCTCTTTACAcggccccgccccccggcgcggccccgccccgccctcGGTGACGCCATCAGCGCGCGCCGGGGGCGCGCTGTCGGCGGCGATGGCGGCGGGGTCGGTGTGGAAGGGGCTGGTGGGGCTCGGCCTGTTCGCGCTCGCACACGCGGCCTTCTCGGCGGCGCAGCGTGAGTCaccgccggggccgcggggcgggggcagcCGGGGCACCCGCACCGCCACACGGCCGCCGGGGAGCTCCCGGGGCGGTGGCCGGGCCCGGCAGCAccatcatcctcatcctcaccatGATCATCCTCATTCTCATCATGATTATCCTCAGCCCCGGCGGCAGGGGCGGCCCTGCCCTTGCGGGACGGGCTGCGGGGAGAGCGGGGCTAGGGACTCACCGGGGGCAGCGCGGGGATCGTCCCCTGCGGGCGTCGCGGCAGCcgaggagggaaggagggaatgggagagggaaagagggagggaaggggtggctGCCTCCCGGCCCCCACTGCCTCCCGGCCCCACAGCCcgcctccctgctgcctgcccggggccggggccagTCGTGCTCCGGAGCAGCGAGGTcacagcggggccgggggcagcccAGATCGGGCTGACACGTGTCTCAGAGCCACGGCCGGTTCTCCTGGGGGGGGGttgtgctgctgggctgtgtgtgtgcgCGTACAGAGTGATTGGTgcgtgtgtgtgtttctgttttgtagATCGTTCGTACATGAGGTTgacagagaaggaagatgaaACGTTGCCCATAGATGTAAGTTTTTGTAGTGTTTGAAAGGTGTAACTGTGGGGATGGTTTGgtctctctctattttttttttgttagtgtGGTAGACAAggttaaaatagtttttaaattgCACTTTCATTCAAGCTCCCTCTCTCAAAAAGAACCATGTTTTCCATCCCAACTTCCTGGGTGTGTTATACCTGTCAGAGAGAAGAAGCCCAAGGTCCAAacctccctctctttcttcagAATTACCCTGGGGCACCTTGTCCAGGATTCCCAGGGAGCTTTTGCATCCATCTCCTCCTTTGCAGCACAAACACCCTCCTCCCTCTGGCTTGTGTTTATCCATTGTGACCATGTGCCTGTttgatcccagcacagcctccttcaAGGAGGGGGGTTCTTAGTTACTTTATTTGCTCAGTTTTTTAATTCCACTTCAGTTATCTGTTCCCTTTTTGCGTAATCAGAGGGGCAGGGAGATCAGGTGCCTGgggcagcctggcacagcctgtgctggcagctggcacGTTCCTCGGGGGAGTTGGGATCCTGGAGTGCACAGAAACAGGGTGTTTGGGCTCGGGACATTACCGAGGAGCCGTGTGGGTCGATTCAGCTGGTGCAGCTCGGACCCAAGCTCGGGcagctggagctctgccagggctttGCTGTGCTCACAGGGGGGTGTTTAATcctcctgtgcctcagtttccccactgCTGGGTTGCCCACCCCTGCATGTGCTGTCATGGGGTGAAAAGCACGAGAGACACTGTGTGGGAGCTGAGATGTTTGGGTGAACGTGAAGAACCCCCAGTGAtgtgtgtgctgctctgtgctccctctGTTGCAGATAGTCCTGCAGACCCTGCTGGCCTTTGCAGTCACCTGCTACGGGATAGCACATATTGCAGGAGAGTTCAAAGACATGGATGCCACTTCAGAACTAAAAAATAAGTATGTTTTATATCTCCGTTTTGTAAACACTGGTGTCTGCTACTCACTTGTACAAACTGCACACTGAAATAGCTTGGTTTTAGCTCAGTTTTTGAATGCATGTTGTAGTCAGGAGCACTGAGAGGAACAGCTGGGAAAGCCAACAGTGAGAGAGTTAGCTAACAGGAACAAATTAAAGAAACTCTGTGCTTTTCCTCATCCAAAATCCTGCTGTGCAGAGTTGGTGGAGGAACGAAATGTGTACATGGGAGGTAGAGCTGAGGAATCACAAACTGCTGTTGTGACATGGTTTCACTGCAGGGCCCGGCCCACCCTCTGTTTGTGTCTGTTCCTTCACAAGAGCCTGAACTATTCAAGGCAAAACATCTGAAAGGCTTTGAGAGAATAAGAGATTTTGAAAAGGATATGAAATTGGATGGGCGGATGTGGCCTCTCTGGCTGTTTCCAAAGACACAGGAGTGTGTGGAAAGTAAACAAGCTGACATGGGTGTATTTCACAGCATTCACCTTGAGGTGAATGACTTCAGCTTGAGGCACCCAAAGGGATGGAAAGCTGACAAGGTGTTAACACAAGTGACAACTGAACAAAGGCTGGTATGTGGTGTGCACATGCAGCACTCCACAGGCTGCCCCTGAGCTCGAGGAAAGGAAGGCAAAGTGTGATGTGGacattttgtggtatttttcaCAATTGGCTTTGTATTTCCTCTGTTTTAGTTTAAGAAACTTAGAAAATGAGCAGGAGATTTGGGTTGAAAGCTTGTATTTCTGTGTCTTAAGTTGATAAACCCCAGACTGACTCTTATAAACTCCTCTCTCCAAAAGAGTACTAACCTTggctttttacatttattttgaaggacATTTGACACATTAAGGAACCATCCgtctttttatgtatttaatcaTCGTGGTAGAGTATTGTTCCAGTCCCCAGACACAGTGAATTCTTCTTCAAACCAAGATGCTTTGTCATCCAGCTCGGCACTGAAATTTCGAAAACTTGAACCTCTGCGCCGCTAAGACTTTTACAGATCCTACCAATAACCCAGGACACTGAGATGTAATATTCAAGTCGGGGATGTAAacacttttttaatttctggagcAGTATTTATATTGATCTTCCAGACtttataaagtatatatatataaatatatatatataaactaatGACCTTCTTTGTACACTGTTAATGAGAATGACCGAATTATGGATTGGCAATGCAGTGTAAATTCTACAGTTATGCTGTGAAACACATCTCCAAAAGTTTCAGATATTAAAATGAGTTGCAGCTGACTTAActtcagttaaaacaaaaagcaagctAGTTTTTCCTGCAGTTGGTGTCCTTTGACAGGAGGGAATGTTTgagtgtatttattttcttagtttgCTTGTGCTGCAGTCTGTGGAGCCCCTCGGAAATGCTGTGTGCACTGCTTCactgaacagcaggaaaaggggcAGCATCTCCTGTCCCTAGAATGCCTGTGGGAGACCTGCACGGTGTGGCAGGGGAAGTCAGAAAGATTGCtcttggttttatattttttacaatGCTAAAACACAGTTGTGtgaaggttgtttttttttttcccctggtttttCATTATCACGTAATTtccttgttgccctcctttgtTTTATGTAAGTGTCTGATGATGTCCCCAGGTGCCTGGGCTGTGGCTGGGCTTTGGTGCTTGTGCTGGGGAGGCAGCTCACATAGATAATCCACCACACTCCGTCTTCACCCACTTTATCCGTGTTCCCCGGTTGTGAACATGGCAATGTTGAACATTGTGAACATGCTGGACTGTGTGTTGGCACCAGCAACAAGATCCAAGTCATCTTCTCTGAGAAGTGTTTAAGTATCAGTAAGAACTATCCCTTCTGTCAGTGGTCCAGCACTTTGCTCTGTTTGCTGGCACTAGTCCAGGTCATGGGACTACTCCCCCTTTCTCTGCCAACAGAGCCTTTCACTTTGATTTCTCCAGCTGAGCCCTTGATTTAAGATTACTGTCTTGATTTCATGTATTACAACAGATTATACAGTCCTTAACTCTTACTCACATCTAAATTCTCATCTCCCCTCAGGGGGTGAATCAATGCTAAAATCTATCTTGGTCTGGCATTTCTCCTCCCTGATGTAGCAAAGGGAGGGTGGGTTGAGATACTGGTGGGGCCAACAAGAATTTTGCCTGGTCTGAGGATGTCTCACTGCCACAGTGGAAACTCAGCCTTTTATCTTGGCATCTGTTAGGTTAtttgttgggtgttttttgttgtggttttttttgtttgggttttgtttttttttttaaactgctaaGAACTGTCAAAGGCAAAAAGCTTGGCAAAAGTACTGTGTAAACCGAAGCCTCTTTTTCTAGCTCTGCCCGTCCTATGGAGTGGGTGCCCCAGTGCTCGAGCAATACCcatagctgctgctgctctacAATCACTCCTAAGCATCTGGGTGTGGTTGGAAAGGGTTACTCTGCCAGCTGAAAGTGTCTGAGCTGCAGGATTACTTCCTAAAGTGTCCTGATTCCCCCCTGGCTGGTGTCACaaaccagctcctgccagctgccGTCACCAAAGCCCTCAGAAATAATAGGTGTCAGGTCATCTCTCCATTGTGGACAGAGCTCTTTCCTTGGGGAACAgggctgctgtgcagcagctgctgcacacaGGGAAGAGCTGAACATTGGCTAGGTGACCTTGTGAGGCAGAGGAGAGACAGAAttagcagagggagggagaagcacAGCAGGAGGTCAGTAACCACTGTGCCAGACGGGTCCTGCAGCCGTGGTTGGCAGTGAGGGTTCGCAGAGGGTCTTAGAGCAGAGCTGTTTACCCAGAACATCCAAGAAGccccatttctgctgctgtaagGCTACGAGGACCTGCCtgaggcaggaggtgctgctgtgggacaaGGGGGTGGAGAATATCACCTGCTGCTCGGAGCAGGTCCTGCTGGGAACGCCCTGTGCGCCGCATCGGGGCCCTGCTCATGATGAGTAGCCTCACTCTGCAGCAGCAATGGTTGTATTACAAAGCtgtacaaattattttttcttattgatCTCACAATGTCAAATAAAAATTGATATCCTTAaagtgtttatttgtttatttctgagCATTCTGGAGCCTGCTGCCACAAATCCCTGGTGACTGACTATTTAAAAGTAACTGCCTAGCACTGACATGAAGTGATTGCCTTAATTACGGCAGCTCTGTGTGAAAGTGCTGCCTGGCCTGGTGTTCATTACTGGGAGACAGGATCAGTAGGGGGGATCAAAATAGCTGCAAGTAGCTGAGTAAAACATTTAGGAGGGAAATGCTACCAGCCTGAGGATCTGCCTGCCTTGGAGGCTCCCCATCATCCTAACTGGCAGAGCTGAcatattt
This Chiroxiphia lanceolata isolate bChiLan1 chromosome 14, bChiLan1.pri, whole genome shotgun sequence DNA region includes the following protein-coding sequences:
- the MMGT1 gene encoding membrane magnesium transporter 1, producing MAAGSVWKGLVGLGLFALAHAAFSAAQHRSYMRLTEKEDETLPIDIVLQTLLAFAVTCYGIAHIAGEFKDMDATSELKNKTFDTLRNHPSFYVFNHRGRVLFQSPDTVNSSSNQDALSSSSALKFRKLEPLRR